The Candidatus Methylomirabilota bacterium genome includes a window with the following:
- a CDS encoding GTP-binding protein, with translation MAKAKYERTKPHVNIGTIGHIDHGKTTLTAAITKVLHTKNKQIAVREYGSIDNAPEERERGITIAVAHVEYETAKRHYAHIDCPGHADYIKNMITG, from the coding sequence ATGGCGAAGGCGAAGTACGAGCGGACGAAGCCGCACGTGAACATCGGGACGATCGGGCACATCGACCACGGCAAGACGACGCTGACGGCGGCGATCACGAAGGTGCTGCACACGAAGAACAAGCAGATTGCGGTGCGGGAGTACGGCTCGATCGACAACGCGCCGGAGGAGCGGGAGCGGGGGATCACGATTGCGGTGGCGCACGTGGAGTACGAGACGGCCAAGCGGCACTACGCGCACATCGACTGTCCGGGGCACGCGGACTACATCAAGAACATGATCACGGGG